The DNA sequence AGTTAAACGCTACAAGGATTGTAAAATTAAAAGTCTCAAGATATATGGTACCTGAACTGTAACAGTACTTGAAAAAACATGAGATAATATAAAAAAGTACTTGCAATCGGTTTTTAGATGTGCTATCCTAGTATGGCTGTGACATTGATAGCTATGAAACATAGGTTGCCGTTTAACGGGTTTTATGTGGAGCGAAGGTCATGTTGCAAAAACTGGCGACAAGTCACTGTACAAACAGCATCTCATATTGAGTAATTCCGTGGGTTTATATTTATGATACGCACGGAAGAGTGTACAGTCACCGCTTGTCAATTTCTTTTATAAGATTGAAAAGGAGGCGGCTTTTTTTATGGCAAATCAGGTAATGAGAATCACATTAAAAGCTTATGATCACCAATTAGTTGACAGCTGTGCTGCAAGAATTGTTGATACTGTAAAGAAGACAGGAGCAGCTGTTTCAGGACCTGTTCCACTACCAACAAAGAAGGAAGTGGTTACTATCCTTAGAGCTGTACATAAGTACAAAGACTCTCGTGAGCAGTTCGAGCAGAGAACACACAAGAGACTGATTGATGTCATTGCACCATCACAGAAGACTGTTGATGCACTTTCCAGATTGGAAATGCCGGCAGGTGTGAACATAGACATCAAAATGAAGAGTAGATAATCCGCTAATTGGCGTTAATCCTGCTCTAGGATGAGCACATAGTGCTCCGCTGTAGAATAAACCAGGAGGTATATTAATGAAGAAGGCAATACTTGCTAGAAAAGTTGGTATGACACAGATTTTCGATGAGAATGGCGTGTTAATACCTGTAACAGTTCTTCTTGCAGGACCATGTGTTGTCACACAGGTTAAGACAGAAGAAAATGATGGATATAATTCGGTGCAGGTTGCATATGGACAGATCCGTACAAAGCTTGTAAACAAGGCTAAGTCAGGTCACCTTGCAAAGGCAGGAGTTGAGAAGACTGTAGTTGAGAAGGGCGATAAGAAGAGAGAAGTTTTCACAGCAGGAAGATTTATCAGAGAGTTCAAGTTTGAGAACGCTGCTGAATATGAATTAAAGAGTGAAATCAAGGCTGATATATTTGCAGCAGGAGATAAGGTTGATGCAACGGCTATCTCAAAGGGTAAAGGATTCCAAGGTGCTATTAAGCGTCATGGACAGTCTAGAGGACCTATGAGTCACGGTTCTAAGTTCCACCGTCATCAGGGTTCAAATGGTTCATCTTCAGATCCAAGCCATGTATTTAAGGGCAAAGGAATGCCTGGACATATGGGTGCAAAGAAGGTAACTACACAGAATCTTGAAATTGTAAGAGTTGATGCAGATAAGAACCTTATCCTTGTAAAGGGTTCAATGCCGGGTTCAAAGAAAGCTTTAATAACATTAAAAGAGACTGTTAAGAAGAAATAACTAACAGAAAGGAGGAACACAAATGGCTAATATATCAGTATTTAATATTGAAGGAAAAGAAGTAGGTAGTATAGAATTAAATGATGCTGTGTTCGGAGTTAATGTTAACGAGCATTTAGTTCATATGGCGGTTGTTGCACAGTTGGCAAACAAGCGTCAGGGAACACAAAAGGCAAAGACTCGCTCTGAAGTTAGTGGTGGTGGAAGAAAGCCTTGGAAGCAAAAAGGTACAGGACATGCGCGTCAGGGTTCAACAAGATCACCTCAATGGAAGGGTGGCGGTGTTGTGTTTGCACCTACTCCAAGAGATTATACGATCAATTTAAATAAAAAAGAGAAGAGAATTGCTCTTAAGAGTGCTCTTACAAGTAGAGTTCTTGAGAACAAGTTTATCGTTGTTGATGATTTCGCAATGTCAGAAATCAAGACAAAGAAGATGCAGCAGACTTTGAATAACTTAAATGTTAAGAAAGCACTTGTTGTATGTGCTGAGAATGAGAAGAACACTGTACTTTCTGTAAGAAATATATATGGTGTTAAGGCTGCTTCACCTAAGAGTATCAATGTATATGATATCTTAAAGTACAATACAGTAGTTGCTTCAAAGGACGCTGTTAAGACTATAGAGGAGGTATATGCGTAATGGCAAATATTCAATATTATGATGTAATACTTAAGCCGGTTATTACAGAGAAGAGCATGCTTGGCATGACAGATAAGAAATATACTTTCCTTGTACATCCTGACTCAAACAAGACAATGATCAAAGAAGCGGTTGAGAAGATGTTTGACGGCGTTAAGGTTTCTAGAGTAAATACTATGAACCAGGATGGAAAGACAAGAAGAAGAGGAATGACAACAGGTAAGACTGCAAAAGTTAAGAAGGCTATTGTGTGGCTTACAGAGGATAGCAAAGAGATCGAGTTATTCCAGGGCTTATAAGCAACAAGAGTTTGCTTTCCCGATATGAAAATCGGGAAATATTATACGGCATCCTGCCGTGATAAAGTGCGTAGCACAAGAAGGAGAAATAAATGGGAATAAAGAAATATAGTCCATATACACCGTCTAGAAGAAATATGACAGGTTTGGACTTTAGCGTAATTACAAAGAGTACTCCTGAGAAGTCATTATTGGCACCAATTAAGAAGAACTCAGGAAGAAACAATCAGGGTAAAATAACAGTTAGACATCGTGGTGGCGGTGCAAAGAGAAAATACAGAATTATCGACTTTAAGAGAAACTCTAAGGACGGAGTTCCTGCAAAGGTTGTTGCTATAGAGTATGATCCAAATAGAACAGCAAATATTGCACTTATTTCATATGTAGATGGTGCAAAGGCTTATATACTTGCTCCTGAAGGTCTTCAGGTTGGAACTACAATTGTAAGTGGTTCAGGTGCAGAGGCTAGAGTTGGAAACTGTTTACCACTTGCAGAGATTCCTGTAGGTGCACAGATTCATAACATTGAGCTTTATCCCGGAAAGGGCGGACAGCTTGTTCGTTCAGCAGGAAATGTAGCACAGCTTATGGCGAAAGAAGGCAAGTATGCAACTCTTCGTCTTCCATCAGGTGAGATGAGAATGGTTCCAATCATTTGTAGAGCTACTATTGGTGTAGTTGGAAATGGTGAGCATTCACTTGTTAAGCTTGGTAAGGCGGGAAGAAAGCGCCATATGGGTATAAGACCTACAGTTCGTGGTTCTGTTATGAACCCTAATGACCATCCACACGGTGGTGGTGAAGGTAAAACCGGAATCGGTCGTCCGGGTCCATCTACTCCTTGGGGCAAGCCGGCTCTTGGTCTTAAGACTAGAAACAAGAAGAAACAGTCTAATAAGTTGATCATCAGAAGAAGAGATGGTAAGGCCGCTACTAAATAAAGGAGGAAAGATAAATGTCACGTTCACTTAAAAAAGGACCATTTGCAGATGCAAGTTTATTAAAGAAAGTTGATGCAATGAACAAGGCTGGCGATAAGAGTGTTATTAAAACATGGTCACGTCGTTCTACAATCTTCCCACAGATGGTAGGTCATACTATTGCTGTTCATGATGGAAGAAAACATGTTCCGGTATATATTACTGAGGATATGGTAGGACATAAGCTTGGTGAGTTTGTTGCTACAAGAACTTATAGAGGACATAAAGCTGACGATAAGAAAGCTTCAAGATAAGAGAGGGTTGAAAGGAGGTTTTTTAAATGGCAAAAGGACATAGATCCCAGATTAAAAGAGAAAGAAATGCAGTTAAGGACACCAGACCATCAGCTAAGCTCTCATATGCCAGAGTACCTGTTCAGAAAGCATGTTTCGTGCTTGATGCGATCAGAGGAAAGAATGTTGGTGAGGCTTTGGGTATTCTTATGTATAGCCCAAGATATGCGTCAAGTGTTATCAAGAAATTAGTAGAGTCAGCAGTTGCTAATGCTGAGAACAATAATAATTTAGATCCTTCTAAATTGTATATTGCAGAATGTTATGCAAGTGATGGCCCTATAATGAAGAGAATTAAGCCTAGAGCACAGGGTAGAGCTTATCGTATCGAGAAGAGAATGAGCCATATCACAGTGGTCTTAGATGAAAGATAGGAGGAGACGCGAAAATGGGACAGAAAGTTAATCCACATGGACTTAGAGTCGGTGTTATAAAAGACTGGAGCTCCAGATGGTACGCTGATAAGGATTTTGCTGATTGTTTAGTAGAAGACTACAATATCAGAAAGTTCTTAAAGAACAAGCTTTATTCAGCTAGCGTATCAGATATTGAAATCGAGCGTGCTTCAGACAGAGTTAGAATAATACTTCATACAGCTAGACCGGGTGTTGTTATCGGTAAGCAGGGTGCTGAAGTTGAAAAGTTAAAGAAGGAAGTATCAAAGTTTACAGATAAGAAGGTATTCATTGATATCAAAGAAATCAAGAGACCGGATAGAGATGCTCAGCTTGTAGCAGAGAATATTGCAGCACAGCTTGAGAATCGTATATCATTCCGTAGAGCAATGAAGTCAACAATGTCAAGAAGTATGAAGGCAGGAGTACTTGGTATCAAGGCAAGCTGTTCAGGACGTCTTGGTGGTGCTGATATGGCTCGTACAGAGTTCTATTCAGAGGGTACAATTCCTCTTCAGACATTAAGAGCTGACATTCAGTATGGTTTTGCCGAGGCAAATACAACATACGGTAAAGTTGGTGTTAAGGTTTGGATATATACCGGTGAGGTGCTTCCTCAGAAGAAAACACAGGAAGGGAGCGTAAAATAATATGTTAATGCCTAAGAGAGTAAAGCGTAGAAAACAGTTTAGAGGTTCTATGGCTGGAAAGGCCCTAAGAGGCAATAAGATCACTTATGGTGAGTATGGTTTAGTGTCCCTTGATCCTTGTTGGATAAAGTCAAACCAGATAGAGGCTGCCAGAGTCGCTATGACTCGTTATATTAAGCGTGGTGGTAAAGTTTGGATAAAGATTTTCCCTGATAAGCCTGTTACAGCAAAACCTGCTGAGACAAGAATGGGTTCAGGAAAGGGATCTACAGAATATTGGGTAGCTGTTGTAAAGCCGGGTCGTGTACTATTTGAGATTGCAGGCGTATCTGAAGAGGTTGCTAGAGAGGCTCTTCGTCTTGCTATGCATAAGCTTCCTTGCAGATGTAAGATAGTTTCAAAGGCTGATTTGGAAGGCGGTGAAACAAGTGAAAACTAATAAATATGTAAATGAATTAAAATCTAAAAGCTTAGAACAGTTGAATGAAGAATTGGTTTCCGCAAAGAAGGAACTTTTCAACCTTAGATTCCAAAATGCAACCAGCCAGTTGGATAACACTTCAAGAATTAAGGAAGTTCGTAGAAACATTGCCAGAATTCAGACAGTTATCACTGAGAATGCAAAATTGGCATAAGATAAAGGAGATAAACCGTGGAGAGAAATCTTAGAAAAACCCGTATCGGCAAGGTTGTTAGCGATAAGATGGATAAGACAATCACTGTTGCAATCGAGGACCATGTAAAGCATCCACTTTATGGCAAGATTGTAAAGAAGACTGTTAAATTCAAAGCACATGATGAGAAGAATGAATGTAACATTGGCGATACTGTAAAAATTATGGAAACAAGACCTCTTTCAAAAGATAAGAGATGGAGACTTGTACAGATAATTGAGAAGGCAAAATAATTAGGTAGGAAGGAGTATCCGGCATGATTCAGCAGGAAACAAGATTGAAGGTGGCCGATAACACTGGAGCAAAAGAATTGCTTACAATTCGTGTTATGGGTGGTTCAACTAGAAGATATGCTCATATCGGCGATATAATCGTCGCTACCGTTAAAGATGCAACACCTGGCGGTGTTGTAAAGAAAGGTGATGTTGTTAAGGCTGTTGTAGTAAGAACAGTTAATAGCACACGCCGTAAAGACGGTTCATACATCAGATTCGATGAAAACGCAGCAGTTATAATCAAGGATGACAAGACTCCAAGAGGTACTCGTATCTTTGGACCGGTTGCAAGAGAACTTCGTGAGAAGCATTTCATGAAAATTGTATCTCTCGCACCTGAAGTATTATAAGGAGGTCTAGCGTGCATAAAATCAAAAGAGACGATATGGTTAAGATCATATCTGGAAAAGATAGAGGCAAGACAGGTAAAGTATTAAAGGTTGATACTAAGAAGAATAGAGTAATAGTTGAAGGCTGTAATATAATTACAAAGCATACAAAACCTAGTATGGCTAACCAGAATGGTGGTATTGTAACTACAGAGGGAACTATTGATATATCAAATGTAATGTTAGTTGTTGATGGTCAGGCTACAAGAGTTGGGTTTGAAGTAAAAGACGGCAAGAAAGTTCGTGTAGCTAAGAAGACCGGCAAGGCTATTGACTAATTGGAAAGGAGGAAAACATGACAAGATTAAGGGACACATATGAGAACGAGATCGTTGCTAAGATGATCGAAAAGTTTGGATATAAGAATCCTATGCAAGTACCAAAGCTTGATAAGATCGTTATCAATATGGCTGTTGGTGAGGCAAAAGACAATGCAAAAGTATTAGACGCTGCAGTTAGAGATCTTGAAATTATCTCCGGACAAAAGGCGGTAGTTACTAAGGCAAAGAAATCAGTTGCTAACTTTAAGCTTAGAGAGGGTATGCCTATCGGTTGTAAGGTAACTCTTCGTGGTTCAAAGATGTATGAGTTTGCTGACAGACTTATAAATCTTGCTCTTCCTAGAGTGCGTGACTTTAGAGGTGTAAATCCTAATGCATTTGATGGTAGAGGAAACTATGCTCTTGGAGTTAAGGAACAGCTTATCTTCCCTGAGATAGAGTATGATAAGATTGATAAGGTGCGTGGTATGGACGTTATATTCGTTACTACAGCAAACACCGATGAAGAAGCTAGAGAACTTTTGACATTATTCAATATGCCATTTTTCAAATAATTTAGGAGGAAGATTTCATGGCAAAGACTTCAATGAAGATTAAGCAGGCTAGACCGGCAAAATTCTCTACAAGAGAATATAGCAGATGTAAAATCTGTGGTCGTCCACATGCTTATCTTAAAAAGTATGGTATCTGTAGAATTTGCTTCCGTGAATTGGCTTATAAGGGTCAAATTCCAGGAGTTAAGAAAGCCAGCTGGTAGGCATTGAACACTTAACGAACGCAAGCAAAGCGAAGCGTGAGTTTAGTGTGAAAGCCCGTCCCGAGCCTTAGTGAAAACGAGCGAAGCGAAGTTTGAACTTAGTCGAGTGGACGCCACCCGGCACACATATGTATGCAGATGTCGAGTGGAAGCATTTATCAAAAAGCTTAATTGAAGCAAAAAAAGTAGTAATCAGATACATTTAAAATAAACAGGAGGAAAAAATTCCATGACAATGAGCGATCCAATTGCAGATATGCTTACTAGAATCAGAAATGCAAATACTGCAAAACATGACTCAGTTGATATTCCTTCCTCAAAGATGAAAATAGCAATAGCTAACATACTTGTAGAAGAAGGTTATGTAGAGAAGTACGAACTTGTTGACAATGGTAACTTCAAGGATATCAGAATATTCTTAAAGTATACAGCTAACAAGAGCGAGAGAATAATAAGTGGATTGAAGAGAATTTCAAAGCCAGGTTTGCGTATATATGCAAGCAGAGAAGAGCTTCCAAGAGTTCTTGGTGGTCTTGGAACAGCTATCATTTCAACAAATAATGGTGTTATCACAGACAAAGAAGCAAGAAAGCTTAATGTAGGTGGAGAAGTATTAGCTTTCGTTTGGTAGTCACCACGCACTTAATGAGCACAAACGAAGTGCAGTGCGAATTTAGTACGAAAGCCCGTCCCGAAATATTGAACACTTAGTGTGAAAGTCGTTCACGACACTCAGCGAAAACGAAGTTTGAGCGCTAGTGGAGTCGAACCCACCCGGCAAATGTATGTTTGCCGATGTCGAGTGGATACAATAAATATAAATTAAGTTTCAACTCTAATAGCAGTAGTCATAAAGAATATTCTTTATTGGCTGCCTATTAGAAGAGATAAAACCTGAAAACATGAGTGAAAACTCACGACAAATTTAAGGAGGAAGACGGCATGTCACGAATTGGAAGAATGCCTATCGCAATTCCGGCAGGAGTAACTGTTACAATTGCAGAAAATAATCATGTGACTGTAAAAGGTCCTAAGGGTACACTTGAGAGAGCACTACCTGTAGAAATGACTATTAAGCAGGAAGGTGATGATATTGTAGTAACTAGACCAAATGACTTAAAGAAGAATAAGGCATTACACGGTCTCACAAGAACTCTTATACATAACATGGTAGTAGGTGTAACCGAAGGCTATGAGAAGGTACTTGAGGTAAATGGTGTTGGTTATAGAGCAGCAAAGCAAGGAAACAAGCTTGTGCTTTCACTTGGATATTCACATCCTGTAGAGATGGAAGATCCAGAGGGTATCACATCTGTTCTTGACGGACAGAATATAATCAAGATTCAGGGTATTGACAAGGAAAAGGTTGGTCAGTATGCTGCTGAGATAAGAGACAAGAGAAAGCCTGAGCCATATAAGGGCAAGGGTATCAAATACTCTACTGAAGTTATCAGACGTAAAGTCGGTAAGACCGGTAAGAAATAATAGGAGGGTAAGTAAATGGTTAGCAAAAAATCAAAAAGCGATCTTAGACTTAAGAAGCATTATAGATTACGTAATCGTCTCAGCGGAACAGCTCAGAGACCACGCCTTGCTGTATTTAGAAGCAACAACCATATGTACGCTCAGATTATTGACGACACAGTGGGAAATACAGTAGTAAGTGCATCAACTCTTGAGAAGAGTGCAAGAGAGGAACTTTCAAAGACAAATGATGTAGAGGCTGCAGCATATGTTGGAACTCTTATTGCAAAGAGAGCACTTGAGAAGGGTATAGACAAAGTTGTATTTGATAGAGGCGGATTTATCTATCAAGGTAAGGTTGCTGCATTGGCTGAAGCTGCCCGTGAAGCAGGATTACAATTCTAATAGGAGGAGAAACATACATGAAGAGACAAATCATCGATCCAAGCAAATTGGAGTTAAATGACAGAGTCGTAAATATCAAGCGTGTATCCAAAACCGTAAAGGGTGGACGTACAATGAAGTTTTCTGCTCTTGTTGTTGTTGGTGACGGTAATGGTCATGTTGGTATCGGTCTTGGAAAAGCAGGAGAGGTGCCGGAGGCTATCCGTAAGGGAAAAGAAGCTGCAACTAAGTCATTAGTTGAGGTTAGAATAGATGAGAATTTCAGTGTACCACATGATTACACTGGAAAATTTGGAAGTGCAAGTGTTCTTTTAAAGAGAGCACCTGAAGGTACAGGTATTATCGCCGGTGGTCCGGCACGTGCGGTACTGGAGCTTGCCGGATATAAGAATATCCGTTCAAAGTCTTTAGGTTCAAATAACAAGACAAATGTATGTCTTGCTACACTTGCAGGTTTAGCAGCACTTAAGACACCTGAAGAGATTGCAAAGCTTCGTGGTAAGTCAGTCGAAGAAATATTAGCATAATAGGAGGAAAATATGGCAAAGTTAAAAATTACATTGGTTAAATCCCCTATCGGTGCTATTCCAAAGCAGAAAGCAACTGTAGAGGCACTTGGTTTAAGAAAATTGAACAAGACAGTGGAAATGCCGGATAATGATGCTATAAGAGGTATGATTTGGCATGTAAGACATCTTGTAAAAGTTGAAGAAGTCTAAAGAAGGAGGTGTAGTTATGGATTTATCTAATTTACAGCCTGCATTAGGCTCAAAGCATAGCGATAATTTCAGACGTGGCCGTGGACATGGTTCAGGTAATGGTAAGACAGCCGGTAAGGGTCACAAGGGTCAGAAAGCTCGTTCAGGTGCTACAAGACCTGGATTTGAGGGTGGTCAGATGCCTTTATATAGACGTATTCCTAAGAGAGGATTTACAAATCGTAACTCTAAGGATATCGTTGCAGTAAACATTTCTGTTCTTGATCGTCTTGAGGATGGTACTTTAGTTACTCCTGATACATTAGTAGCAGCAGGAATTATCAAAAATACAAGAGATGGAGTTAAACTCTTAGGTAATGGTTCATTAACAAAGAAGTTCAATATAAAGTATATTGCTGTTAGTGAAAGTGCAAAAGCTAAGATTGAAGCCGCAGGCGGAACTTGTGAGGTGATCTAATGCTCACAACACTCCGTAATGCATTTAAGGTGAAGGATGTAAGAAAGAAACTTCTGTACACATTTATGATGCTGGTAGTTATTCGCTTTGGCAGTAATTTACCTATACCGGGTGTAAACACAACTTTTTTTAAGAATCTTTTTGCAAAGCAATCAGGCGATGCGTTTGGATTTTTTAATGCAATAACTGGTGGTTCTTTTGAAAATATGAGTGTACTTGCACTGAGTATCACTCCATATATTACAAGTTCTATTATAATCCAGCTTTTAACAATAGCGATTCCGGCACTTGAGGAATTGCAGCAGGATGGCGAAGATGGCAGAAAAAAGATAGTCGAATATACAAGATATTTGACTATCGCACTAGCCCTCTTACAATCTTCAGCTATGGCAATAGGATTTGGCAAACAGGACCTTCTACTTCATTATACAATAAAGAGTGTAGTTGTAACTATATTTACAATGACAGCAGGTAGTGCATTTTTGATGTGGATTGGAGAAAGAATAACAGAGAATGGAGTAGGGAATGGTATTTCCATAGTTCTTTTGTTAAATATACTTTCATCATTACCAAATGATTTCAAGAATCTGTATGAGAGATTCTTAAAAGATCAGACAGTAGCTAGAATGGTAGTTGCTGCAGTTATTATATTGGCATTTATAATTATAATGGTAATATTTACTATTATATTACAGGATGCCGAAAGAAGAATTCCTGTACAATATTCATCCAAAACGCAGGGTAGAAGAAGTGTGGGCGGAACATCATCTCATATTCCTTTAAAGGTAAATACTGCAGGTGTTATTCCGGTAATATTTGCTTCTTCAATATTCTCTACTCCTATAGTTATTGGCCAATTCTTACAAATAAATAATGGCTCAATAGTAGGTGAGATATTGACATATATGAATTCATCAATGTGGTTTAAGCCTGAGGCACCGAAGTATTCTATTGGACTGATAGTTTATATCATATTGATTGTCTTATTTGCTTACTTTTATACATCAATTACTTTTAACCCACTTGAGGTAGCTAATAATATGAAAAAATCAGGTGGTTTTGTTCCGGGTATCAGACCGGGTAAGCCAACAAGTGATTATTTCTCAAAGATTTTAAGTCACATCATAATTATAGGTGCAACAGGCCTTATAATCGTTTGTATTATACCTATAATAATTTCAGGATTGTTCAATATCAGTAGACTTTCATTTACCGGAACATCCTTGATCATCATTGTTGGTGTTGTACTTGAGACAATAAAAGCAATTGAATCACAAATGCTTGTAAGAAATTACAGAGGATTCTTATTAGACTAATCATCTTACGAAAAACCACTGGGGAAATTCTTCAGGGGTTTTTCGTGGTTACTAATGAAATTTAGGGGGTAAAACCATGAAGATTATTATGTTAGGTGCACCGGGTGCCGGAAAAGGTACACAGGCAAAGAGAATTGCAAACAAGTATAATATACCACATATATCTACAGGTGATATATTTAGAGCTAATATAAAAGAAAAAACTGAGCTTGGAAATAAAGCAAAAGAGTATATGGACAAAGGTGAGCTGGTTCCTGATGATATTACTATCGGAATGCTTTTGGATAGAATACATAAGGATGATTGTAAGAACGGATTTGTACTTGACGGTTTTCCTAGAACAATTCCACAGGCAAAATCTTTGACTAATGCTTTATCAGAGCTTGGTGAAAAAATAGATTATGCTATAAATGTAGATGTACCTGACGAATCAATCATCAGTAGAATGAGCGGTAGAAGAGCCTGTCTAAATTGTGGAAACACATATCATATAATGTATTCTGCACCAAAGACGGAAAATGTATGTGATAATTGTGGAAATGAACTTGTTATTAGGGATGATGATAAGCCTGAAACTGTTAAGAAAAGACTTGAGGTGTATCATGATCAGACACAGCCTTTGATTGATTACTATGATAATGAGAAAATACTCGCATCAGTAGACGGTACAAAGGATATGGAAGAAGTATTCCTGGATATTATTGCAGTTTTGGAATAGATTGTGAGGGGAAAATGGCAGTAACAATAAAGTCTGAGAGGGAAATACAATTAATGAGAGAGGCCGGAATAATACTGGCAAAGACTCATGAAGAATTGGAAAAAGCATTACATGCAGGTATGACTACATATCAGGTAAATAAGCTTGGAGATGAAATAATAAGATCATTTGGATGTGTTCCTTCATTTCTTAACTATAATGGATATCCTGCTTCAATATGTGTATCTGTAAATGAAGAGGTTGTACATGGTATTCCATCTAAGAAAAGAATCTTAAAAGATGGAGATGTCGTGAGCTTGGATGCAGGTGTTATTTGGAAAGGATATCATTCAGACGCTGCCAGAACCCATATAATAGGCGAAGGAAGCGATAAGGCAAAAGAACTTGTAAAGGTTACAAGAGAGTGCTTTTATGAGGGAATTAAGTATGCTATTGCAGGAAATCATTTAAATGATATATGCAAAGCCATAGGAGCGTATGCAAAGGAAAGAGGATATGGCGTAGTAAGGGATTTAGTAGGACATGGTATTGGTACACATCTTCACGAAGACCCTGAAGTTCCAAACTTTGATATGAAAAGAGGTGGAATTAAACTACAGCCTGGTATGACCCTTGCAATAGAGCCTATGATTACGGCAGGAAGA is a window from the Lachnoanaerobaculum umeaense genome containing:
- the rpsJ gene encoding 30S ribosomal protein S10, giving the protein MANQVMRITLKAYDHQLVDSCAARIVDTVKKTGAAVSGPVPLPTKKEVVTILRAVHKYKDSREQFEQRTHKRLIDVIAPSQKTVDALSRLEMPAGVNIDIKMKSR
- the rplC gene encoding 50S ribosomal protein L3, which encodes MKKAILARKVGMTQIFDENGVLIPVTVLLAGPCVVTQVKTEENDGYNSVQVAYGQIRTKLVNKAKSGHLAKAGVEKTVVEKGDKKREVFTAGRFIREFKFENAAEYELKSEIKADIFAAGDKVDATAISKGKGFQGAIKRHGQSRGPMSHGSKFHRHQGSNGSSSDPSHVFKGKGMPGHMGAKKVTTQNLEIVRVDADKNLILVKGSMPGSKKALITLKETVKKK
- the rplD gene encoding 50S ribosomal protein L4, with amino-acid sequence MANISVFNIEGKEVGSIELNDAVFGVNVNEHLVHMAVVAQLANKRQGTQKAKTRSEVSGGGRKPWKQKGTGHARQGSTRSPQWKGGGVVFAPTPRDYTINLNKKEKRIALKSALTSRVLENKFIVVDDFAMSEIKTKKMQQTLNNLNVKKALVVCAENEKNTVLSVRNIYGVKAASPKSINVYDILKYNTVVASKDAVKTIEEVYA
- the rplW gene encoding 50S ribosomal protein L23; protein product: MANIQYYDVILKPVITEKSMLGMTDKKYTFLVHPDSNKTMIKEAVEKMFDGVKVSRVNTMNQDGKTRRRGMTTGKTAKVKKAIVWLTEDSKEIELFQGL
- the rplB gene encoding 50S ribosomal protein L2, giving the protein MGIKKYSPYTPSRRNMTGLDFSVITKSTPEKSLLAPIKKNSGRNNQGKITVRHRGGGAKRKYRIIDFKRNSKDGVPAKVVAIEYDPNRTANIALISYVDGAKAYILAPEGLQVGTTIVSGSGAEARVGNCLPLAEIPVGAQIHNIELYPGKGGQLVRSAGNVAQLMAKEGKYATLRLPSGEMRMVPIICRATIGVVGNGEHSLVKLGKAGRKRHMGIRPTVRGSVMNPNDHPHGGGEGKTGIGRPGPSTPWGKPALGLKTRNKKKQSNKLIIRRRDGKAATK
- the rpsS gene encoding 30S ribosomal protein S19 — encoded protein: MSRSLKKGPFADASLLKKVDAMNKAGDKSVIKTWSRRSTIFPQMVGHTIAVHDGRKHVPVYITEDMVGHKLGEFVATRTYRGHKADDKKASR
- the rplV gene encoding 50S ribosomal protein L22; translated protein: MAKGHRSQIKRERNAVKDTRPSAKLSYARVPVQKACFVLDAIRGKNVGEALGILMYSPRYASSVIKKLVESAVANAENNNNLDPSKLYIAECYASDGPIMKRIKPRAQGRAYRIEKRMSHITVVLDER
- the rpsC gene encoding 30S ribosomal protein S3 translates to MGQKVNPHGLRVGVIKDWSSRWYADKDFADCLVEDYNIRKFLKNKLYSASVSDIEIERASDRVRIILHTARPGVVIGKQGAEVEKLKKEVSKFTDKKVFIDIKEIKRPDRDAQLVAENIAAQLENRISFRRAMKSTMSRSMKAGVLGIKASCSGRLGGADMARTEFYSEGTIPLQTLRADIQYGFAEANTTYGKVGVKVWIYTGEVLPQKKTQEGSVK
- the rplP gene encoding 50S ribosomal protein L16, which gives rise to MLMPKRVKRRKQFRGSMAGKALRGNKITYGEYGLVSLDPCWIKSNQIEAARVAMTRYIKRGGKVWIKIFPDKPVTAKPAETRMGSGKGSTEYWVAVVKPGRVLFEIAGVSEEVAREALRLAMHKLPCRCKIVSKADLEGGETSEN
- the rpmC gene encoding 50S ribosomal protein L29, which encodes MKTNKYVNELKSKSLEQLNEELVSAKKELFNLRFQNATSQLDNTSRIKEVRRNIARIQTVITENAKLA
- the rpsQ gene encoding 30S ribosomal protein S17 codes for the protein MERNLRKTRIGKVVSDKMDKTITVAIEDHVKHPLYGKIVKKTVKFKAHDEKNECNIGDTVKIMETRPLSKDKRWRLVQIIEKAK
- the rplN gene encoding 50S ribosomal protein L14 — its product is MIQQETRLKVADNTGAKELLTIRVMGGSTRRYAHIGDIIVATVKDATPGGVVKKGDVVKAVVVRTVNSTRRKDGSYIRFDENAAVIIKDDKTPRGTRIFGPVARELREKHFMKIVSLAPEVL
- the rplX gene encoding 50S ribosomal protein L24; protein product: MHKIKRDDMVKIISGKDRGKTGKVLKVDTKKNRVIVEGCNIITKHTKPSMANQNGGIVTTEGTIDISNVMLVVDGQATRVGFEVKDGKKVRVAKKTGKAID
- the rplE gene encoding 50S ribosomal protein L5 yields the protein MTRLRDTYENEIVAKMIEKFGYKNPMQVPKLDKIVINMAVGEAKDNAKVLDAAVRDLEIISGQKAVVTKAKKSVANFKLREGMPIGCKVTLRGSKMYEFADRLINLALPRVRDFRGVNPNAFDGRGNYALGVKEQLIFPEIEYDKIDKVRGMDVIFVTTANTDEEARELLTLFNMPFFK
- a CDS encoding type Z 30S ribosomal protein S14 encodes the protein MAKTSMKIKQARPAKFSTREYSRCKICGRPHAYLKKYGICRICFRELAYKGQIPGVKKASW
- the rpsH gene encoding 30S ribosomal protein S8; its protein translation is MTMSDPIADMLTRIRNANTAKHDSVDIPSSKMKIAIANILVEEGYVEKYELVDNGNFKDIRIFLKYTANKSERIISGLKRISKPGLRIYASREELPRVLGGLGTAIISTNNGVITDKEARKLNVGGEVLAFVW